In Leucoraja erinacea ecotype New England chromosome 9, Leri_hhj_1, whole genome shotgun sequence, the genomic window aaaTGTTGAACATGCATAGGAATACTATCATTGAAGGTCTCCCCACAATATCGCAGTCATTCCTTCATTGTTACATGGTCCGAATCCTGAATCTGTGGGCTACAACTAAAAGCACTGTGTGGCCTCTTTCGCCAAAAGGACTGCAGCAGTTTAACAAGGTGCAATATTACTTTCATCAGGTCAATTAGGAATGAGTTATAAATGTTGGCATTTTCAGTGATATATAGATTTAAAAATTGTTTCATTGTTTGGTTACAATAAACAACTCAGTTTATTGACTATGTATTAGAGCAATCCATCCAGTCCCACTTTCTCCCTGCAACTTTGCAGATTCTTCCCATCCCGATCAATGATGTGATCATGGTAAGACTCATTTAGTGATGTGGATTGGACAGAAATATGGGGCGTGATGCCAGGAAGAAATCATTAGTGTCCTTTGTAACTTTAATCTCCCAATAGTTATAATTTTAACTTCCACTCTTGTGCTCCTGTATTTTCTACTATTATTGGGATGGTCTTAGGGCTTTCTTCCTTTCCTAAGACATACAAAATATTTGTTCATATAAACACTTGCTCATATAAacatattttctttattttccatTATTAATTCCCCAGGCTCCTTGAGTAATGGGTTTTATAAGCATGGCATGTGAAATGTCACCAAAAATATATTAAAGAttctggatcagtctgaagaagggttgcaaccctaaacatcacccattccttctctccagagatgctgcctggcccgctgagttcttctTCCATGTGTccagccatcttctatatcatgtCTTTCTGGTCGGTCAATGACGGTTGACAGTCGGTGggtgcagaattggctacttcagtcggtcactgtggtacagtttctgtcgtcagcattgcccaggATGCACcatgtggaggcttctgcttgcatccctgcccgctgagttactccagcattttgtatctacatgAAAGATTCTGGACTCCTGTTAAGCCTTCGGGTCAAGTTAGATAATCTTTTCCCTTATTCTCACTCCTGTGATAGTCATCTTCTAAATCATTCTGGGAAATTGCCTACCTCCCCACTGCTTCCACACCTACCATCACCCCAACTCTGCAACATGAAGCCAGCCAGTTGATTTTACTTTCTATCTGGAGCGATATCGGTTTGGGAAACATTATCAGTGGGAGGTGGAAACTCTTCCTCTCTCGTTTCACCAAAATTAACTCCCACTAAAGAAACCACTGCAGATAACAGTTAAAACCTTTTCATTCTAGCTCAGCAGCAATCAAAAGTGCTCTGTGAGTATAGCACAGATTGGATATAATGCTaatgatgaattagggaacattATTTGCATTATGCTGGCTGAATTCGTTTTCCATGCTATTTCATTAGAGGACTAGAGAACCACTTGAAaggtactttggaaattgacaggcAGCAACTGCTCTCTTGGATTAAAACAGCATAGGGGACAAAGACCTGTTTTCCCCACAGCAATAGCTTCTATTGACACATGTACAATGTTCTATTAAACAATACAGCCTTTTGTATTTTTAGCCTGCAGTCACAAAATTAAATATTGCTAttgaaaaatctttatatttgaTAATCCTGCCCAAAAAAATAACTATTATTGCAAACCTGAAACTCACTAGCCCCTAACCCCCTTTCCCCCTTTGACGCAATTGTTGTAGTAACTTTATTTTTATAAAACACGATGATCTATACTGGTTACAAGTTATTGAACCGTTGTATGTTACTCCTGTGGTTGAACATAGATCACTGTTTGCTCACATCTAGCTATAATAGTAAATATGGACTTTTGTGTCTTATCTGTAGTTTAAATTTTTAACATCCTTCTGAATGAAATTTGTGAAATTTTCAGCAGCATTCAAGtaatttaaattgtattttcaacatatttattttgcttttaagATAACGGCGCCTAAACCTGCAGTAACATCGACTCATGGTGCCTCTGTGGTTACAGAGTGCAATGAGAAGAGAGAAAATGATCAGCATGCAGTAGAAAACAACATTGATCAAAAGCAGCCAGCCCATTTTCCAGAAGAGAAATCGAGGCCAACTGCTGCAGTGCATGGCCCTTTGTGTAATGGTACATTCAGTGTTGGCCTTAAACTAGAACTGGACATAGGCCCAATGCAAAGGGAAAAAGCCATCAGGACCAGTATAATAGAAAGCAGTAACCAAGGTGAGGTAATTGCAAAAACTAGTGTTCATTCCGAGCACAACAGAGATGACTCTCTCAATTCACCTCATGAGGTTGAATGTAAAGATGGCCAAATGGTTTCTGGGGATGGAAGGAGTCAGCCTGATGAAGGACAATACTCTTTGGGTGAAAGTGAACTACTGGAGAAGCAAATGGGTGATGAATGCTTGACATCAGCACAACTAAGGAGCTTGAGCTCTATACAAAAACATGCAGAGATTAAATCACCTGGTCCTTGCTTAACAGATATTATAGCCAGCCCAGCCACAACTGGTGAAGTCTTTTCAATGAGAGAGGACGATGCTCTCTCCAAGTCAGTGGAGTGTACAAAATTTGTAATGGATATGCCGAAAGATAAACTGCATGACATagaagaaaatgttttttttaaatacattgaaGGTGAGACGGATAAAGAACAGCCTGCTTCTAGCATTTCATATGAACGTGTAAAGGAATTGCTTCATGCTGCAGTATCAGAGCAGGAAAGCTATGCCAATTATGCTGGAAATGATGGATGTGAAATGGGCTACATTTCTGAAATGATGCAGAGAAAGATTCAGGAACAGAGCAACATTTCAGAGCTAAGTGGATTCAGAAATGGAGATTTGATTCAAATCTTGACAGTCGGTGACGATTCACTCCATTCCACGAAGGTTGAAGGCAAATCATCACTTTTGCGACAAAGTCGAATCCCAGTCCTGGCATCTGATGCAGAAATTATTACTGAGTCATCGGCTCCTGTCTCAGCTAAAGAGAAACTACTTCAAAAGAAGGCTTACCAAACTGACATGACTAGACAGTTGGCTGAAAAGAGACAACACACACTCAGAACGTCCTTCCTGGGCGATCTTTCATCTAATTCTGAAAAATCCCCAGAAGAGAAAATATCTGTCCCATCAATGACTTTCTCAGATGATGGAACTCCTTCTGGATCTCCAATGAAAGCTGGAACGGAACAACAATCAGGCAAACAGACTGACGACGACTCTCTTCTGACCAGTCTTCAATCCCGGAGAAGCAAAATCCCAAGACCAGTTTCATTGACCAATCCTGAACAGGTCCCCATTGCAACCTCAACCCAATTAGTCCCAAGGCCACCTCCTGGCAAGCCACCAACTCGACACAGTGTGGAGGTCCGGTGAGTGCTATCTTGCAGTGATTTTGTTTTGCGACATATCTTTATGAATGAGTCTTGCTTGTCTGGACGGCAACTTAAACCAAGTCTTGATTATGATGTGATAGATTTGTTACAAAGCACTGCATGCTCATGAAGACAAGTTACTCATACATTTACTTCAACTTAGCTATTTGTGCTTTTAGTCAATTGTTTTACCCAAATCTGAATGGTGCGATACATCAAACATTTGTGGATTCTTGTACAATTCCACTTCCCCATTGTGTTTCCATCGACCTGGATAAAAAAAGATTGTTGATGTTGCATTTGCCCCAATGAAGAAAGCCTTCCAGTCATATCTTGTCTTCCAAAACTATCCCTTCCTAAAGCACAATGAAGCTCCAATTTTTTCTATAATATGTAGCTTAAACAGCCAACTCGCAGGGCACTATCTTTAGCAACAGAGTACCTAGCAGATAtcattctgaacagtgttgaTTAAGGAATGCCGATCAGTAAAGACATGGGAGAAAATTGCCAGCTCAACCTTGAACTCATTCTGTTTGTTCAATGTGTCCATGCAACAATAGGGATGGACCACAACAAGGAACTTGCaggtgacatatgatgaaagaatgggtcgactgagcttgtattcactggaatttcgaaggatgagcgggaatcttatagaaacatataaaattcttaaaggattggacaggctagatgcaggaaaaaatttcctgatgttgggggagtccagaaccaggggtcacagtttaagaataggggtataatggaatttaggactgagatgaggaaacattttatcaaccagagagttgtgaatctgtggagttctctgccacagaaggcagtggaggccaattcactggatattttcaaaaacagttagatttagctctttgggctaaaggaatcaagggatatggggaaaaagcaggaacggggtactgattttagatgatcagccatgatcatattgaatggcggtgctggctcgaaaggccgaatggcctactcctgcacctatgtttctatgctggttttAAAAACAgatagtgcagagaaagcagggaggAGCGTAGCaatgcctggcgagtgataggtgggtaaAGGTGAGAgggatttttgataggcagattggtTGATCAAATGCCAGATAAAGACAAAAGATGTGAGATACAGATAGagatgcgaattgtgaagccagaggaaggaatattgcTGGAGGGGTAGGGAGAAAATGGGTGCAAGTCCAagtggggagggtgtgggggagaatgGGGACTTTTTTATACCTCGTTCTAAAGGTGCCATGTTCCATTGTGCAACAGTTCTTATCTCAGCCTTAGTGAGATGCTGTGTTAACCAAACCAAGTGCACAGTCCCACCTCTACATTCTGCTTACAACTATATTTGGAACAAATTGTCTTGTGCTCTACCTTCTAAAGTGTATTTTCTGTATTAATTCCAGATTACGCCGATACAGAGTTGTTGGAAGCGGTAGCTCGGATTCTGATCTCCTAACCCATCtggctcaaatccttcaaaatGGATCCCAAAAGACCAGAAGCTCACCACAGTCCAAAAGCCCACAGTCCCCACGCAGTCCTAAAACTCCACCCAAAAGCCCGGTGATTCCACGACGAAGTCCCAGCGCTTCACCACGAAGCTCCTCGCTGCCACGCACTGCCAGCTCTTCCCCTTCACGCGGCCGTCCCTACACGGACCAGAGAAGCTCATCGCCACATTTTGCCAGAAGTCGCTCTCCTCCCAGTTACTCTGGGTCCTCGCCCTCCCGGAGAAGCTTCTTGCAAGAGCATGGTTGTGGTAAACAGGGCAAAAATAGCTTGAAGGGGCCTGGGAGCCCTCACCACTTGTGTCAAAGCAAATCCACAAAGGGAAAGTGCTCCGGCAGAGATGGTAAAATGTCCAGTAAACTCAGCAGATAATAATTTCTACCAGTAACACTCCATTAGTTCTCCTTTTCCTCCATCCTCAGACActctcttcccacccccacccccctccaaagGTTCCCAGGTGTAATCTTTATCCAACTCCAagctctctctccctgtccctctccctccaatcctctctcccccacatctttctttctctccacatcttt contains:
- the LOC129700425 gene encoding tau-tubulin kinase 2-like isoform X2, with the translated sequence MHCIAAIPKGTTDMSGGGEQPDILSVGFLVKERWKVLKKIGGGGFGEIYEAVDFLTQENVALKVESAQQPKQVLKMEVAVLKKLQGKDHVCRFIGCGRNDQFNYVVMQLQGRNLADLRRSQSRGTFSISTILRLGKQILEAIESIHTVGFLHRDIKPSNFAMGRFPSTCRKCFMLDFGLARQFTNSCGDVRPPRVVAGFRGTVRYASINAHKNREMGRHDDLWSLFYMLVEFVVGQLPWRKIKDKEQVGLIKEKYDHRLMLKHLPQEFSVFLEHVLCLDYFTKPDYQLLMSVFDSSIKAHGVVDSDPFDWEKTGMDGSFTMITTSTTPQLHTRQTPAALGIANASLVPGDQMKENTDEVLQDEQLSDGENALPGIICPERMAEMHGSQNPQVPHVGEKDVWEEMDINRNKMKISGCKGVTEEESSHGAGNVPQNGPSLGSPVKVRSETLQPDRDMPLLRKLRSIHSFEFEKRLTLEPKPSTDKFLEACSTKVKEDLLKDVPASQHRKTSAAARADRVWHFDEEYVPDSTKPVSLESPEHGDGVVSNGFVALNLSSCRQEVDSKEWVIVDKEHDLQDFRTDRRQSQKLTSPTGRTDDEEPEVLAVDSPQAEGLMLVEAISSKSMGCPKSPEARKDQITAPKPAVTSTHGASVVTECNEKRENDQHAVENNIDQKQPAHFPEEKSRPTAAVHGPLCNGTFSVGLKLELDIGPMQREKAIRTSIIESSNQGEVIAKTSVHSEHNRDDSLNSPHEVECKDGQMVSGDGRSQPDEGQYSLGESELLEKQMGDECLTSAQLRSLSSIQKHAEIKSPGPCLTDIIASPATTGEVFSMREDDALSKSVECTKFVMDMPKDKLHDIEENVFFKYIEGETDKEQPASSISYERVKELLHAAVSEQESYANYAGNDGCEMGYISEMMQRKIQEQSNISELSGFRNGDLIQILTVGDDSLHSTKVEGKSSLLRQSRIPVLASDAEIITESSAPVSAKEKLLQKKAYQTDMTRQLAEKRQHTLRTSFLGDLSSNSEKSPEEKISVPSMTFSDDGTPSGSPMKAGTEQQSGKQTDDDSLLTSLQSRRSKIPRPVSLTNPEQVPIATSTQLVPRPPPGKPPTRHSVEVRLRRYRVVGSGSSDSDLLTHLAQILQNGSQKTRSSPQSKSPQSPRSPKTPPKSPVIPRRSPSASPRSSSLPRTASSSPSRGRPYTDQRSSSPHFARSRSPPSYSGSSPSRRSFLQEHGCGKQGKNSLKGPGSPHHLCQSKSTKGKCSGRDGKMSSKLSR